A stretch of Apis cerana isolate GH-2021 linkage group LG1, AcerK_1.0, whole genome shotgun sequence DNA encodes these proteins:
- the LOC108003559 gene encoding mesoderm induction early response protein 1 isoform X4 → MADRDYDMGPATEMMVNDFDDERTLDEEEALEGSEDSHNELSNLQKEGDMPLKDLLAMYGYGDPSTENSNSSDRMLIPSGSGDPEIEGQYSDKGDNDADDDEDDDEADATSNEPDLKQFYTEMLVKGKDSSSLVSGSTMKGNNTNSVGTGDNSRRHRIHDDDEDDEEGEVEECSMMDGCSNNESTRTTSTIGSNTAKCSSITALASCTTNDNTGGGVEINVSSGMVDGGEDGIVSSGIGTSRLLRSVSRPQSEEEEDDCDYSPDEEEWKKTIMVGINYQAAIPEGLCHYDDALPYENEDKMLWDPSHIPEEETEEFLERAQLPAVKGGSLPTGSHIRDDEQALYLLLQCGYNLEEALRRRRMNVVPPTDAVSLWSEEECHNFESGLRSYGKDFHLIQKNKVRTRSVGELVQFYYLWKKTERHDIFTYKARLEKKKYALHPGITDYMDRFLEEQEGVRDRSSSPNVHCLLYGDAKRQRSTVSVPNNEEAKSAEPWDGSVIDSLVDSNGPTPVPPPPPPPPPPPPISTAVTVSSGSVSTILSTSIYCTATTRHSDCSPSDSSYTNPHMWSNLTSRNHSTSCIVTTISINTTTSSTVPMVTAIGITSTVTSSSTITSTASNNFYRSRVTSRNNDVHDTPSPENILPHLPP, encoded by the exons AT gGCAGATCGAGATTACGATATGGGTCCAGCTACAGAAATGATGGTAAATGATTTTGATGATGAGCGGACTTTAGATGAAGAAGAAGCTTTAGAAGGTAGTGAAGATTCTCACAACGAGTTGTCCAACTTACAAAAG GAAGGTGATATGCCACTAAAAGACCTACTTGCGATGTATGGATACGGGGATCCATCAACGGAAAATTCAAACAGTTCAGATCGAATGTTAATTCCATCTGGAAGCGGCGATCCAGAAATTGAAGGACAATATTCAGATAAAGGAGATAATGATGCAGATGATGATGAAGATGATGATGAAGCGGATGCAACTAGTAATGAACCAGAtctcaaacaattttatacagaaatgttggtaaaaggaaaagattcaTCGTCGTTAGTATCAGGATCAACAATGAAAGGAAATAATACCAATAGTGTAGGTACTGGAGATAATAGCAGACGACATAGAATTCATGACGATGATGAAGATGATGAAGAAGGTGAAGTGGAAGAATGTTCTATGATGGATGGTTGTAGTAACAATGAAAGCACAAGAACAACTTCAACTATTGGTAGTAATACTGCTAAATGTAGCAGTATAACCGCACTTGCTAGCTGTACAACAAATGATAATACTGGTGGTGGAGTAGAAATTAATGTTAGCAGTGGTATGGTAGACGGAGGAGAAGATGGAATAGTTAGTAGTGGTATAGGCACATCAAGATTACTAAGAAGTGTTTCACGACCACaaagcgaagaagaagaagatgattGTGATTATAGTCCAGATgaagaagaatggaaaaagaCAATCATGGTTGGTATTAATTATCAAGCAGCTATACCAGAAGGTCTTTGCCATTATGACGATGCTTTACCTTATGAAAATGAGGATAAGATGTTATGGGATCCTAGCCATATACCTGAAGAGGAAACTGAAGAGTTCTTAGAACGGGCACAATTACCAGCTGTAAAAGGTGGTTCTCTTCCTACAGGGTCACATATCAGAGATGATGAACaagctttatatttattgttacaatGTGGCTATAATCTTGAAGAGGCATTAAGGAGACGAAGAATGAACGTCGTACCACCAACAGATGCTGTTAGTCTGTGGTCAGAAGAAGAGTGTCATAATTTTGAATCTGGATTACGAAGTTATGGAAAAGATTTCCatcttatacaaaaaaataag gtTAGAACGCGATCTGTTGGAGAATTAgtgcaattttattatctttggaAGAAAACAGAAAGGcatgatatatttacatacaaaGCTcgtttggaaaagaaaaaatatgctTTACATCCTGGTATCAC GGACTATATGGACCGATTTCTGGAAGAACAAGAGGGTGTTCGCGATCGTAGCAGTTCACCAAACGTTCATTGTTTACTATACGGTGATGCGAAACGACAAAGGTCAACCGTTAGTGTTCCAAATAATGAGGAAGCAAAATCAGCGGAACCATGGGATGGTTCTGTAATTGATTCTTTAGTAGATTCAAATGGACCGACGCCAGTACCACCGCCACCCCCACCTCCACCTCCACCACCACCGATATCAACTGCTGTAACTGTATCTTCAGGTTCTGTTTCAACTATATTGTCAACATCTATATATTGTACTGCGACAACtcgtcattccgattgttCACCGTCCGATTCTAGCTATACAAATCCACATATGTGGTCGAATTTAACATCTCGAAATCATTCTACCTCCTGTATCGTAACGACGATCTCAATAAATACGACAACTTCAAGTACTGTTCCAATGGTTACGGCCATTGGAATCACAAGCACGGTTACAAGCAGTTCTACCATCACTTCTACTGcctctaataatttttatcgctcGCGAGTAACGTCGAGAAACAATGATGTGCATGATACACCATCACCGGAGAACATTTTACCTCATTTACCTCCTTAG
- the LOC108003559 gene encoding mesoderm induction early response protein 1 isoform X9: MAAGNSNNNYYFDRDYDMGPATEMMVNDFDDERTLDEEEALEGSEDSHNELSNLQKEGDMPLKDLLAMYGYGDPSTENSNSSDRMLIPSGSGDPEIEGQYSDKGDNDADDDEDDDEADATSNEPDLKQFYTEMLVKGKDSSSLVSGSTMKGNNTNSVGTGDNSRRHRIHDDDEDDEEGEVEECSMMDGCSNNESTRTTSTIGSNTAKCSSITALASCTTNDNTGGGVEINVSSGMVDGGEDGIVSSGIGTSRLLRSVSRPQSEEEEDDCDYSPDEEEWKKTIMVGINYQAAIPEGLCHYDDALPYENEDKMLWDPSHIPEEETEEFLERAQLPAVKGGSLPTGSHIRDDEQALYLLLQCGYNLEEALRRRRMNVVPPTDAVSLWSEEECHNFESGLRSYGKDFHLIQKNKVRTRSVGELVQFYYLWKKTERHDIFTYKARLEKKKYALHPGITFYCYIFMLRLKT, translated from the exons ATGGCGGCCGgtaattccaataataattattattttg ATCGAGATTACGATATGGGTCCAGCTACAGAAATGATGGTAAATGATTTTGATGATGAGCGGACTTTAGATGAAGAAGAAGCTTTAGAAGGTAGTGAAGATTCTCACAACGAGTTGTCCAACTTACAAAAG GAAGGTGATATGCCACTAAAAGACCTACTTGCGATGTATGGATACGGGGATCCATCAACGGAAAATTCAAACAGTTCAGATCGAATGTTAATTCCATCTGGAAGCGGCGATCCAGAAATTGAAGGACAATATTCAGATAAAGGAGATAATGATGCAGATGATGATGAAGATGATGATGAAGCGGATGCAACTAGTAATGAACCAGAtctcaaacaattttatacagaaatgttggtaaaaggaaaagattcaTCGTCGTTAGTATCAGGATCAACAATGAAAGGAAATAATACCAATAGTGTAGGTACTGGAGATAATAGCAGACGACATAGAATTCATGACGATGATGAAGATGATGAAGAAGGTGAAGTGGAAGAATGTTCTATGATGGATGGTTGTAGTAACAATGAAAGCACAAGAACAACTTCAACTATTGGTAGTAATACTGCTAAATGTAGCAGTATAACCGCACTTGCTAGCTGTACAACAAATGATAATACTGGTGGTGGAGTAGAAATTAATGTTAGCAGTGGTATGGTAGACGGAGGAGAAGATGGAATAGTTAGTAGTGGTATAGGCACATCAAGATTACTAAGAAGTGTTTCACGACCACaaagcgaagaagaagaagatgattGTGATTATAGTCCAGATgaagaagaatggaaaaagaCAATCATGGTTGGTATTAATTATCAAGCAGCTATACCAGAAGGTCTTTGCCATTATGACGATGCTTTACCTTATGAAAATGAGGATAAGATGTTATGGGATCCTAGCCATATACCTGAAGAGGAAACTGAAGAGTTCTTAGAACGGGCACAATTACCAGCTGTAAAAGGTGGTTCTCTTCCTACAGGGTCACATATCAGAGATGATGAACaagctttatatttattgttacaatGTGGCTATAATCTTGAAGAGGCATTAAGGAGACGAAGAATGAACGTCGTACCACCAACAGATGCTGTTAGTCTGTGGTCAGAAGAAGAGTGTCATAATTTTGAATCTGGATTACGAAGTTATGGAAAAGATTTCCatcttatacaaaaaaataag gtTAGAACGCGATCTGTTGGAGAATTAgtgcaattttattatctttggaAGAAAACAGAAAGGcatgatatatttacatacaaaGCTcgtttggaaaagaaaaaatatgctTTACATCCTGGTATCAC TTTCTATTGTTACATTTTTATGTTACGATTGAAAACTTGA
- the LOC108003559 gene encoding mesoderm induction early response protein 1 isoform X8: MAAGNSNNNYYFDRDYDMGPATEMMVNDFDDERTLDEEEALEGSEDSHNELSNLQKEGDMPLKDLLAMYGYGDPSTENSNSSDRMLIPSGSGDPEIEGQYSDKGDNDADDDEDDDEADATSNEPDLKQFYTEMLVKGKDSSSLVSGSTMKGNNTNSVGTGDNSRRHRIHDDDEDDEEGEVEECSMMDGCSNNESTRTTSTIGSNTAKCSSITALASCTTNDNTGGGVEINVSSGMVDGGEDGIVSSGIGTSRLLRSVSRPQSEEEEDDCDYSPDEEEWKKTIMVGINYQAAIPEGLCHYDDALPYENEDKMLWDPSHIPEEETEEFLERAQLPAVKGGSLPTGSHIRDDEQALYLLLQCGYNLEEALRRRRMNVVPPTDAVSLWSEEECHNFESGLRSYGKDFHLIQKNKVRTRSVGELVQFYYLWKKTERHDIFTYKARLEKKKYALHPGITMTRSLNRKQGLYGPISGRTRGCSRS; the protein is encoded by the exons ATGGCGGCCGgtaattccaataataattattattttg ATCGAGATTACGATATGGGTCCAGCTACAGAAATGATGGTAAATGATTTTGATGATGAGCGGACTTTAGATGAAGAAGAAGCTTTAGAAGGTAGTGAAGATTCTCACAACGAGTTGTCCAACTTACAAAAG GAAGGTGATATGCCACTAAAAGACCTACTTGCGATGTATGGATACGGGGATCCATCAACGGAAAATTCAAACAGTTCAGATCGAATGTTAATTCCATCTGGAAGCGGCGATCCAGAAATTGAAGGACAATATTCAGATAAAGGAGATAATGATGCAGATGATGATGAAGATGATGATGAAGCGGATGCAACTAGTAATGAACCAGAtctcaaacaattttatacagaaatgttggtaaaaggaaaagattcaTCGTCGTTAGTATCAGGATCAACAATGAAAGGAAATAATACCAATAGTGTAGGTACTGGAGATAATAGCAGACGACATAGAATTCATGACGATGATGAAGATGATGAAGAAGGTGAAGTGGAAGAATGTTCTATGATGGATGGTTGTAGTAACAATGAAAGCACAAGAACAACTTCAACTATTGGTAGTAATACTGCTAAATGTAGCAGTATAACCGCACTTGCTAGCTGTACAACAAATGATAATACTGGTGGTGGAGTAGAAATTAATGTTAGCAGTGGTATGGTAGACGGAGGAGAAGATGGAATAGTTAGTAGTGGTATAGGCACATCAAGATTACTAAGAAGTGTTTCACGACCACaaagcgaagaagaagaagatgattGTGATTATAGTCCAGATgaagaagaatggaaaaagaCAATCATGGTTGGTATTAATTATCAAGCAGCTATACCAGAAGGTCTTTGCCATTATGACGATGCTTTACCTTATGAAAATGAGGATAAGATGTTATGGGATCCTAGCCATATACCTGAAGAGGAAACTGAAGAGTTCTTAGAACGGGCACAATTACCAGCTGTAAAAGGTGGTTCTCTTCCTACAGGGTCACATATCAGAGATGATGAACaagctttatatttattgttacaatGTGGCTATAATCTTGAAGAGGCATTAAGGAGACGAAGAATGAACGTCGTACCACCAACAGATGCTGTTAGTCTGTGGTCAGAAGAAGAGTGTCATAATTTTGAATCTGGATTACGAAGTTATGGAAAAGATTTCCatcttatacaaaaaaataag gtTAGAACGCGATCTGTTGGAGAATTAgtgcaattttattatctttggaAGAAAACAGAAAGGcatgatatatttacatacaaaGCTcgtttggaaaagaaaaaatatgctTTACATCCTGGTATCAC TATGACAAGATCGTTGAATCGTAAGCAGGGACTATATGGACCGATTTCTGGAAGAACAAGAGGGTGTTCGCGATCGTAG
- the LOC108003559 gene encoding mesoderm induction early response protein 1 isoform X7, which translates to MPLKDLLAMYGYGDPSTENSNSSDRMLIPSGSGDPEIEGQYSDKGDNDADDDEDDDEADATSNEPDLKQFYTEMLVKGKDSSSLVSGSTMKGNNTNSVGTGDNSRRHRIHDDDEDDEEGEVEECSMMDGCSNNESTRTTSTIGSNTAKCSSITALASCTTNDNTGGGVEINVSSGMVDGGEDGIVSSGIGTSRLLRSVSRPQSEEEEDDCDYSPDEEEWKKTIMVGINYQAAIPEGLCHYDDALPYENEDKMLWDPSHIPEEETEEFLERAQLPAVKGGSLPTGSHIRDDEQALYLLLQCGYNLEEALRRRRMNVVPPTDAVSLWSEEECHNFESGLRSYGKDFHLIQKNKVRTRSVGELVQFYYLWKKTERHDIFTYKARLEKKKYALHPGITDYMDRFLEEQEGVRDRSSSPNVHCLLYGDAKRQRSTVSVPNNEEAKSAEPWDGSVIDSLVDSNGPTPVPPPPPPPPPPPPISTAVTVSSGSVSTILSTSIYCTATTRHSDCSPSDSSYTNPHMWSNLTSRNHSTSCIVTTISINTTTSSTVPMVTAIGITSTVTSSSTITSTASNNFYRSRVTSRNNDVHDTPSPENILPHLPP; encoded by the exons ATGCCACTAAAAGACCTACTTGCGATGTATGGATACGGGGATCCATCAACGGAAAATTCAAACAGTTCAGATCGAATGTTAATTCCATCTGGAAGCGGCGATCCAGAAATTGAAGGACAATATTCAGATAAAGGAGATAATGATGCAGATGATGATGAAGATGATGATGAAGCGGATGCAACTAGTAATGAACCAGAtctcaaacaattttatacagaaatgttggtaaaaggaaaagattcaTCGTCGTTAGTATCAGGATCAACAATGAAAGGAAATAATACCAATAGTGTAGGTACTGGAGATAATAGCAGACGACATAGAATTCATGACGATGATGAAGATGATGAAGAAGGTGAAGTGGAAGAATGTTCTATGATGGATGGTTGTAGTAACAATGAAAGCACAAGAACAACTTCAACTATTGGTAGTAATACTGCTAAATGTAGCAGTATAACCGCACTTGCTAGCTGTACAACAAATGATAATACTGGTGGTGGAGTAGAAATTAATGTTAGCAGTGGTATGGTAGACGGAGGAGAAGATGGAATAGTTAGTAGTGGTATAGGCACATCAAGATTACTAAGAAGTGTTTCACGACCACaaagcgaagaagaagaagatgattGTGATTATAGTCCAGATgaagaagaatggaaaaagaCAATCATGGTTGGTATTAATTATCAAGCAGCTATACCAGAAGGTCTTTGCCATTATGACGATGCTTTACCTTATGAAAATGAGGATAAGATGTTATGGGATCCTAGCCATATACCTGAAGAGGAAACTGAAGAGTTCTTAGAACGGGCACAATTACCAGCTGTAAAAGGTGGTTCTCTTCCTACAGGGTCACATATCAGAGATGATGAACaagctttatatttattgttacaatGTGGCTATAATCTTGAAGAGGCATTAAGGAGACGAAGAATGAACGTCGTACCACCAACAGATGCTGTTAGTCTGTGGTCAGAAGAAGAGTGTCATAATTTTGAATCTGGATTACGAAGTTATGGAAAAGATTTCCatcttatacaaaaaaataag gtTAGAACGCGATCTGTTGGAGAATTAgtgcaattttattatctttggaAGAAAACAGAAAGGcatgatatatttacatacaaaGCTcgtttggaaaagaaaaaatatgctTTACATCCTGGTATCAC GGACTATATGGACCGATTTCTGGAAGAACAAGAGGGTGTTCGCGATCGTAGCAGTTCACCAAACGTTCATTGTTTACTATACGGTGATGCGAAACGACAAAGGTCAACCGTTAGTGTTCCAAATAATGAGGAAGCAAAATCAGCGGAACCATGGGATGGTTCTGTAATTGATTCTTTAGTAGATTCAAATGGACCGACGCCAGTACCACCGCCACCCCCACCTCCACCTCCACCACCACCGATATCAACTGCTGTAACTGTATCTTCAGGTTCTGTTTCAACTATATTGTCAACATCTATATATTGTACTGCGACAACtcgtcattccgattgttCACCGTCCGATTCTAGCTATACAAATCCACATATGTGGTCGAATTTAACATCTCGAAATCATTCTACCTCCTGTATCGTAACGACGATCTCAATAAATACGACAACTTCAAGTACTGTTCCAATGGTTACGGCCATTGGAATCACAAGCACGGTTACAAGCAGTTCTACCATCACTTCTACTGcctctaataatttttatcgctcGCGAGTAACGTCGAGAAACAATGATGTGCATGATACACCATCACCGGAGAACATTTTACCTCATTTACCTCCTTAG